Part of the Syntrophorhabdaceae bacterium genome, GGTTATCCATGTGACCGAAAGTATCCTCTCCTTTTTTACGGAAAAATAGAGGATATGGAGAAAAAAGATAAGGAGGTATAATAATGTCGCTACCCCGAGGATCTTATGATGTATGGCCATTAATCTCCCCTATCAGTTTCTCGAACTCTTTTTTGAAGTCCTCTCTGTTCCTCAATGCCATCCCTGCTACCAGCACCCCTTCGGAGGCCCTTAGCAGATAGATCCTCCTGTACTGTAAAAAGAAATTAACATACAGGCCCAGGAGGATCAGGGCAAACCCTGTCCAGACCATGAACACTCCCGGGTCCCTCGACACCTCAAGACCGGTGTAGGGTTGTTCCTCGATATCGCCGAGACTTACCTTCACCCCTTGCAGGTTTTGCTCTCTGAGGCGGTCGACATTCTTCAGGAACCAGGTGGCCTTCGGCTCACCATTGTCAAGATATGCAACGAGTACGCCGGGCCCAAAATCATGGACCCTGTTCTCAAAACGTGCCGCCATCAATAAGAGGTTGTTTTTCCTGAACACTTCCCGTTCCATCAGGGCAACCTTCTCCCCCCCGATGTTGAAGAGGAAAACAGGGGCGCTTCCATAATTGGACTGGTAAAAACGTGTCCCCTTATAGGAAAGGGGGTCATTCACCCTTATCTCTTTTCCCAGCATGATCTTTCCGTTCTCTATTACCTCAACAGTGCTCACATAATCCTTTGGTTCTCCGGTGGGGTAAAAATTTACCCTGAAATCCTTGCACCTCAAGGCAAAACCGAGGGGCATCTCGGCAGAGTCCTTCCCGCGCAGCGTTAACCGGTCTTTCGTCTCCCCTATCCTGAGCGTTACAAACCCCCTGTATCCAAAGAGGAGCCCCGCAAAA contains:
- a CDS encoding cytochrome c biogenesis protein ResB, with translation APWFIALISLFAMSLVFCTLRRLVLFMKEKKAIRLPGEDRLSKMDLHAYVRGKDLEETLGLLTRNYKLAVRDEQGAVLERGRLSRYGVFIIHTSIIVILAGSFAGLLFGYRGFVTLRIGETKDRLTLRGKDSAEMPLGFALRCKDFRVNFYPTGEPKDYVSTVEVIENGKIMLGKEIRVNDPLSYKGTRFYQSNYGSAPVFLFNIGGEKVALMEREVFRKNNLLLMAARFENRVHDFGPGVLVAYLDNGEPKATWFLKNVDRLREQNLQGVKVSLGDIEEQPYTGLEVSRDPGVFMVWTGFALILLGLYVNFFLQYRRIYLLRASEGVLVAGMALRNREDFKKEFEKLIGEINGHTS